From a single Glycine soja cultivar W05 chromosome 19, ASM419377v2, whole genome shotgun sequence genomic region:
- the LOC114399163 gene encoding uncharacterized protein LOC114399163, whose amino-acid sequence MAGLQQYNFFPTDLLYPRPQPQQASPKPTVLPLQTPNVQDHTQPQQPPRTNATPSTSAVLSSQKGHSIAAVDNKLSKFSSDPLSCLLWITDDEDF is encoded by the coding sequence ATGGCTGGCCTTCAACAATACAACTTCTTCCCCACCGATCTCTTGTACCCTCGTCCACAACCACAACAAGCTTCTCCTAAGCCCACTGTGCTTCCCCTCCAAACCCCTAATGTTCAAGATCACACTCAGCCTCAACAACCACCTAGGACCAATGCCACCCCTTCTACCTCTGCTGTTCTTTCTAGCCAAAAGGGTCATTCTATTGCTGCCGTTGACAACAAGCTCTCCAAATTCTCATCAGACCCACTTTCTTGCTTGCTTTGGATCACTGATGATGAAGATTTTTGA
- the LOC114399132 gene encoding gibberellin-regulated protein 13: MARKLSIVVLCLVQMLLLLVENHAEIVVSTVEASAPQPHKNTTHTLSHAPAPQPHKNTKSPVPNLQHGITEGSLKPQECGPRCTARCSNTQYKKPCLFFCQKCCAKCLCVPPGTYGNKQVCPCYNNWKTKRGGPKCP, from the exons ATGGCGAGAAAACTAAGCATTGTTGTACTCTGCCTTGTTCAAATGCTGCTTCTTCTCGTGGAAAACCAT GCCGAGATTGTTGTGTCCACCGTTGAGGCTTCAGCTCCGCAGCCTCACAAGAACACCACCCACACCCTGTCCCACGCTCCAGCTCCGCAGCCTCACAAAAACACCAAGTCCCCTGTTCCCAAt TTGCAGCATGGCATCACCGAAGGCAGTCTTAAACCACAAG AATGTGGGCCACGTTGCACCGCTAGATGCTCAAACACACAATACAAGAAACCGTGCCTGTTCTTCTGCCAAAAGTGCTGTGCCAAGTGCTTATGTGTGCCTCCTGGAACTTATGGCAACAAGCAAGTTTGCCCTTGCTACAACAACTGGAAGACCAAAAGGGGAGGGCCAAAATGCCCCTGA
- the LOC114400240 gene encoding protein EARLY RESPONSIVE TO DEHYDRATION 15-like, with product MALVSVGRSTLNPNAPLYIPAAFRQVEDFSPEWWQLVTTLTWYHDYWLSQQHDDGAFYGEDGFDGNDVVDLLPDSFDFDAGEDLFEEFIRSSESQEETGPKGTA from the exons ATGGCACTAGTCTCCGTAGGAAGATCAACACTGAACCCTAACGCCCCTCTTTACATTCCCGCCGCGTTCCGCCAAGTGGAGGATTTTTCTCCAGAATGGTGGCAGCTGGTGACgacactgacatggtaccatgACTACTGGCTAAGCCAGCAGCACGATGATGGAGCCTTCTATGGCGAGGATGGGTTTGATGGCAATGATGTGGTTGATTTGCTTCCTGATTCGTTTGATTTTGATGCTGGTGAAGATCTTTTTGAAGAGTTTATTCGATCTTCTGAATCCCAAG AAGAAACTGGACCCAAAGGAACTGCATGA